TTCCAATTATCAATAACAATAAATAAAATGATTACAGATATAACTAGTACACCTAATTATGAACATTCTTTGACTGCTCTATCAAGTAACCTTGATAAAGCGGCTTTCGGGATAATATGGTTTTTAGTGATTTTTGTAATAGTAATAGTTTCAATACTAATTTGTTTAGTGCAAATATTAAAACGTGGTGGTATGTATATCGCACATATAATGGTCGGATACTTATACATATTTAGTATTCCAAGTGGCAATACAGATGGATTTATGAGTTGGTGCAAGCAAACAGTGGCAATCGCTTTAACTAATGTTCTGCAAACTGCATTGTTATTTATGGGGTTATCACTAATGGCGAGTAATGCAAAAACGATATTTTTAGGTATTGGAGTAATAATGGCAGCTGGCAAGGTTGAGGAAATAGCTGGTAAATATGGAATGTCAACTGGTGCAACTGGAAGCATGGCAGGCTCGGCAAGTAGAGCAATGAGAAACATGGGTCATAGTGGTGGTGGACGTAGTAGTGGCGGTGGAGGCGGTGGTCCACTTCCAACCGGAGGAAGTACAAGTTTAGTTCCATAAAAAAAGAAACTAGCCTTGAACTTAAAAAAGGCTAGTTTTTACTTTAGGAGGTTTTATAGTGTTTATTTATCCAGGCAATTTAAAAGAGAAAAAAACTTTTATGTATTTAGATGTTTTAGAATTAGCTATTGTTGGTGTATTAACCGTAGCTTCTATCCTATATTCAGCAGAAAATTTTACTTTAATACCATTAATAATACCAATAACATATTTGCTTTTAAGTTTAAGAATATTAGATAACAATTCAAATTTACTAGAACAATTATTAAAAGGTTTTAATTATTTACTAAACGTGCAACAAGTATTTAGATGGGGGGAAAGAAGAAAATGAGTATTTTAACAATACAAAAAAAAGATGGAAAAATGAAAGTACAACCTAATAGAGCAAAACAACAAGCAAGCAGAACAGTACAAGAACTTTTAGATATTCATGGCATTGAAGATAACGTTATTACAAATACAAATTACTGTAAATATTACATAAGAATTGCACCAAAAAACATTAATATTTTAACAAATGAATTCTTGCTGAATGAAATATTAAACTTGAAAACAGTTCTTAACATAATTAATAGCATAGAAATTTTAGTGGTTGATAAAGTGGAAAGATTAGAGGATAACAAAAATTATATAGTTGATTTAATAAATGAAAGTACAGAGGAAGTAACACGAATGCTTCTTGAAAGAGATTTAGAAAGTTTAAAACAATTAGAAAGTGAAAAAGGTTCTAGCAGAGAATTTTATATAATTGTTCCATTCAAAAATGAAGATGTACAGACCAAACAAGCGGTTATAAATATACAACAAGTACTAAACGAAAGAGGTTTTACGGTTTTAAGTTGTGATAAAAAAGTATTAAAAAATATGCTTCAAGTATATTTAGAAAGAAATTTTAGTGGAGAAGTAATTAAAGATTTTGATATATAAAGGGGTGGGAAAATGAACATATTAAATATTGGTAAAAAGGAAAAAACACTTACAGTAAAAGAACAAGAAAAAGAATACACAAAAGATTTTGTAGACATGATTAGTCCCAGTGTAATAAAATTTTTCCCTAGTTATTATGTATTTGGGAATACATGTAGAAGAGTTTTTGCACTTAGAAATTACCCATTACATTCTGAAAACATGGCTTTATTAAGAAAATTTGGAGAGACAAGCAACGTAACATTAAAAATATACTGTAATAAAATGAGTGTTAATGAATATGAAAACTCTATAGAATCTAGTGTACATAAAAATATTTCTGATACAACAGAAAATCAGTTTATAAAAAGAACTAAAGCAAACCAACAACTAGAGGTTACACAAAATTTAGTACAATACTTAAACCAAAACAAAGACGAGAGTATGTTTAAGGTACAAGTATATATAGAAGTTATTGCAAATAGTCAGGCGGAATTAGAAAAGTTAACTCATACAGTTATAATAAAATTGGGAGGAATCACTTTTGATAATTTATTTTTAAAACAAAGAGAAGGGTTTACAGCTGTTAATCCTTGTGGAAATCCCAAAGCATTTGGAACACAATTTGAAAGACATATGCCATCAAGTAGTGTAGCAAATTTGTTCCCTCTTAGTTATAGTGGTTCGATAGATAAGCATGGTTTTAAACTGGGAAAAGATAAGTTTGGCGGATATATAATAACTGATTTTGGTAAAAGAACTAAGACACATACAAATTCAAGCATTGTAATTCTAGGTAATAGTGGAGAAGGAAAAAGTTATTTATTAAAGTTAATAATAACAAATTTAATGCTTAAAAAAAAGAATGTAATATGTCTTGATCCAGAGCATGAATATGTAACACTCACTAACAATTTAAAAGGTACATTTATTGATTTAATGAGTGGAAAGTATGTTATTAATGTACTAGAACCTAAGATGTTTGATGATGGAACATATGAACTAACTGAATCTGATGATGATTATGTTGGAACGTTTGCAAAGAACACAATATTAAGTCAACATATATCATTTTTAAGAGATTTTTTTAGAGCATATAAAAGTTTTGATGATGAATTATTAGACGTTTTAGAAGTAATGTTAGAAAAAACATATCTTAAATTTAAGATTACATACACATCTGACTTAGGAAATAAAAAATCAAATGACTACCCTATATTATCAGATTTATATGAAACTACGCATAAAGAATTTGAAGAATATGATGAAAAAAATGATGTTATTTATACTAAAGAGCATTTGAGAAAATTATTACTCGGATTGAATTCAATTTGTAATGGCTCAGATAGTAGGTTTTTCAATAAGCAGACTAACATACCCAATTATAAATTTGTAACTTTTGGAGTTAAAAGTCTATTAGAAGCTTCAAGTAATTTGAAAAATGCAATGCTCTTTAATGTGCTTTCATATATGTCAAATAAGTTATTAGTTGAAGGAGATACTGCTTCAATATTGGATGAATTTTATTTGTTTTTAGATAATAAAGTAATGGTAAAATACGTTAGAAACTTTATGAAAAGAGTTAGAAAAAAAGATAGTGCAATGATATTAGCAAGTCAAAACATAGAAGATTTCTTGGCTAAAGATGTTGTAGAACTTACTAAACCATTGTTTGCTATACCAACTTACAAGTTTTTATTTTATCCAGGAGCCATAGATAAAAAAATATATATGAATTTATTAAATGTAAATGAGAGTGAATATAAATTAATTCAATCGTCAAATAGAGGTAATTGTTTATTCCTTAGTGGAAATGAAAAATTTAATTTGCAAGTAGAAGCACCAAAATATAAAGAGGTTTTATTTGGTAATGCGGGAGGAAGATAATGAATCCTAAAGTAGTATATCAAGTTTATAAAGCTTTAAGTGATGAAAAAACAAGAGGAAAAATTATTACAATTTGTGTTGCATTTTTCTTCTTGGTATTTGTTCCAATATCATATTTTGTTGTTAATAATCCAGTAGCAATAGGTATGAAAGCAATAAAAAGTATAGGTGGAAGTGTGGGAGATATTAATGTAAATCCAGTACAAGCTAATCTTTCAGAAGCACAATTTTTTAAAAAGGTATCTGTTGGAGCAATGAAAGCATACAAAGATAGTGGAGTTTTTGCTTCAATAACACTAGCACAAGCAAAGCTAGAAAGTGGGACAGGGTCGAGCGGTTTAACAACCAAAGCAAATAATTTATTTGGAATTAAAGGATATAATTGGACTGGAAAAACCGTTAGTATGATGACAAATGAAGAAGTTCAAGGGATAACAATATCAATATTAGCAGACTTTAGAGCCTATAATAGTTGGGATGAAAGTATACAAGACCATACAAAATTTTTAACGGATAACAAAATATATGCAGAGCATGGAGTGTTTAGTGCAAAGACTTATTCTGAACAAGCACAAGCATTACAGAATGCAGGATATGCAACAGAATCGGATTATTCAAGACAACTTGTCACAATAATAAAGCAATATAATTTAGAAAAATATGATAAAAAATAAAGGAGAATATACGTGAATAAAAAAAAATCATTTATAAATCCAACTACAATATGTATGGGTATATGTGCAATATTATTATTCAATGTATTTTATAAGACATATGAATATAGTCCAAATGACCCAATAGGGGCTACTGAAGGAAGGCTTGTTTTAGGAATAGCGGGTGCAATAGGTGGTGCTTTTATGGGTTTAATATTGAGATATATAGGGCATTTATTTTTTAGACTTAGTCGTACAGATAGATTAATAAGACAACAAAATAAAATTTTATCTAATAATAATTACAACCAAAATAGCAAAGTTAATGAACTAAAAGAATTAAATGAGTTGAAAAAAAGCGGTGCATTATCGGAAGAAGAATTTAAAAAAATGAAAAATGAAATATTGAATAGAAACTAATGGAGGTAATAAAATGTTCTTTAATAATAGAAAAAATATTTACATAATATTAGTAGTAATCTTAGTTATAGGAGCTTTTTTAGGTGGTAAAAAAATTGGTGCTGGAACAGTTCATACACAAGTAGTTAAAAAAGCAGTAATCGAAAATGTACATTACAATGATACTTTAAGTGTAAAAGGCACTAAATATTCGATTGATTATAGTATAATAAACGCATTGTTTTTAGATAAGAATAAAATGCAATTTAACGTTAACTTGCAAAATAATGTTAATGTAGGTACAATTAAAGTTGTAGCAAAAGACCAAGATAATAATGATTTACAAATAGATGCTAATTCATCGAATGATAAAAAATCATTATTATATACAGTAAATTTAAATATGAATACAACAAAAATTACGATTCTTGTTTATCCATTAACGCCAGTTATGATGAAAGATAAGAAATTAGATACTGGCACTTTACCATTTAAATCATCAACTTTAGTTGTATCATTAATAAAACAACAACAAATACAAAGTTTACAGAACTAAAAATACAATTTTTGAGGAGTGTTAAAATGAAAAAAATTCAATTAAAAGTAGAGTTTAATGATAAAAAACTTAAAGCAATTAAAGTGTCTTTAAAAGAAAAAAACAAAGATTTTGATACTGAAATATTGAAATTTTTGAATGGATTATATAGTAAAAGTGTACCAAAATCATTAAAAAAATACATAGAAAGTGACCTTGAACCCGAAGAAAAAACGGAAGCAATTAAAGAAAATGAGAAAATAAATGAAGAAATAAAACAAGAAGGAAATGAAGAAATATCTAACAAACCACTTGAAAATAATAACAATATGCGTTAGAATGTACCTACTAAACCAATATAATCGTACCTATATGGGTACGTTATAGTCAAAATATATGGTGATTTACCATATCAAACCCAGTAAAGCCAACAGAATATAACTTTTCAGTTATATTCAAAAAGTAGGCGGACAAAGTAATCGCAATAACCTAATAATATTTATATGATTGAAATATCGCAAGAAAAGCATAAAAAATCGCAAGCGACCGCAAAAAATTTGCTTTTTATTATGACTTGAAAAATATTATGGCTGAATTTACTTTGTCCGCCTAATACTACAATTCTAATTTAACTAATCTAAGTTTAAACCAAACATAATTTCAAAATAATATATTAATGAATATAGGTGAGAATATGAAAGATTTACGAATATGCCCCCAATGCTCTTCTAAAAGTAGAAGTGATTATACTAGGTTTTTTATTAAGAAATTTATAAATGAAATAAACTTAGATAATAGAATAATAGATTTAGGATGTGGCAGAGCAAGAAATATTTATTATCTTGATAAATTAGGATTTGAAAATATTACAGCTATAGACATAAATAAATTTAAAGAAGTAGATTTAAACAAGTTTAGTTTTATTCAAGCTGATTTAAATGACAGTATTCCATTATCAAATAAATATAATATAATAATGTGTAATTTTTTATTAATGTTTATTGAAGATAGAGAAAAATTAATAAATGAAATTACTAGAATATCTTATAAAAATGCTTTTTGCATAGTTGAATTAAATAAAAAACATTTAGCTAATGGAATTAAATATGATTTTAAAGAAATTGTTGAGATGTTTTCTGTTGATTGGGATATTATAAATTTAAGATTAAAAGAAAATAAATTTATTGCTAAGAAAAGGAGCATTTAAAAAATGGCAAGAAGTAAAAAAACAGAGTCATCAATTAAGTGTATAACAAGTAAAGATTTTGAACTTTTAAAAGGGATAGCAAAAACAGGTGTTACATCTCATTTCGATAGTATAAACGTAATTGGATTAAGTGAAAAAAGATTAAAAAATCTTGAAAAAGAATCTTACATATCTTCAAAAGGTGTAGTCATTGGTGGTAAAGATACAATTAAAGTTTATTATTTAAGTAACAAAGGAAAAGAACATGTAAAACATAATAGTAATATAGATAAATTTTATAGAAGTAATGAAAGACAGATTCAACATGATCTAAAGCTTTCTAGTATATATTACAGTTTAGAAAAAGAACAAAGAAATACATGGACGAATGAAAATGATTTGATTGATAAATATAAACTAGATAATCCTGATAAAGAATTAAAAACTATGGTTGATGCAACATTTTCTATGAATGGAGTTACAGTTGCAGTCGAAGTAATAACAAGAAATTATTCTAAAGAACAAATACAAGATAAATATAATGTAGCAAATGAAATTGGTTGTAAGGAGCTGATAAAAATTGAAGCTTGATGAAGATATTTTAATTCCATCAATACTTGAAATAAATCCATATACTTATTTAGATATAATATTAAAATATAAAGATTATTTAAAACTTATTAGTTATTTTGGGGGATATATGTTTTTAAATCATATTTATAAATTTTCTCCTAAATCACAAATTCAAACTTTCAATGATGTTCACGCTATGCAAGAAAGTAAACTTCTAAAAATTATAAGCGTAAATAAAAATAGTTATGTACTACTCACAAATACCTCAATACGATATCTTAAAAACAAGCCTAATGTTGCACATTTACAACCACCAACATCAACTCAATTAAAAACATCATGTTATTTGGCAGATTATATAAATGTACCTGAAAAGTTTTACAATTCATCAAAACCATATGTTTGGTTCTTAGAGAAGTATAAACAAGAAATAAAAAATTTTAAAACTGAAAATGCAGCCGTTGATAAAAAATTTTTAGATAATAATAGAGCAATAGTTAAAGTGATAAAAAATGAAGAAATAAAATCAACAGAATTTAATGATTTATTCTCTAAATTAAAAACAAGTAAAATTTATTTTGATACATATGAAAATGGAATTGTTACACTTTTAATATTAGATTTTGACCGTTCTAAAAGTTGGATATATAATTGTTTATTTGAAAAAATCGAGCCTATTTTTAGAAAATTATCTATTTATAATTCTTATAATGTAAAAATATTAACAACAAATAAAAATAGGGAAGAACGATTAATAAAAGATAAAAGCACTATGAGTTGTAAAGGTCTTTTATTTCTTAAAGATATAAATATAATTAATTTGAATATTGATAGATTTTTTCAATCGACAATGCAAAAGGAAAATTTTTTAAAAGACGTAGATAAATTAGAAATATCAACCCTACAAGAAAAATTACAGAATAATGTGAAGGAGCATGAGCATGAACAATAATTCTAACACTAGAAAAAATAATAATGGAAGAAGTAATGACCTACAAAATATAGATACTGTTAAAAGTACTGACGATTTTATATTATATAGTGTAGGTTTGGTATTAGCTTTATTTTTTATAATTGTTAGTTTGCCAACGGTACTATTTGCATTAGTCCTAACAATTATATTTATAAACATTAAAAAGATTAATAAAATTTATTTTTGTGTTACAAGTTTAATCTTAGCAATACTCGTAAATTTCAAATTTAGTTTCATAGAAAATTATTTGTTAAGTTCAATAAACTTTTTCAAACTTTTTTTTAGCACAATAATTAAAGGCAATTCAGTAAACATGCCAACAATTTATAAAAATTATATCTTTCACGTTAATTTAGTTTGGCAATTATTAATTGCTTTAATAATAAGTAGTGTAATCGCAGAGATACATTATATACATACAAAAGAAGCAAAAAAAGGTATAAGTAAAGCAGATAAAAAAAGAGAAGTTGAAAAAGAAAGTGCTATAACTAAATATTTAGAAAAAATTGATTTACAAAAACATGATGATACAACTACAACAATTGGTGCTGACTATGAAAATATTAAATCAGTAAAAATAAATGATAATGCAAAACATATAATTGTAGCGGGAACAACTGGAGCAGGTAAAACAGTTGCAATAGCAAATTTTATTGAAAGTGCTCTTCAAAAGAATTATCCTGTTCTTGCGATTGATGGTAAAGGAGATTTGGGGGAAGGAAGTTTATTAAATTATATGCAAGCACTTTCTAAGAAAAACAATAGAAAATTATATATAATAAATTTTGTGGAACCTAGTTTTAGTGATTGTTACAATCCGTTTAAAAATGCGGGAATGACAGAAGCAAAAGATATGTTAATTGGCATGAGTGATTGGTCAGAACCACATTATAAAGTAAATACAGAAAGATATTTACAACAATTAATAAAGATTTTAAATATAAAAAAAATACCTTTAGATTTAAATACAATAATAAAGTATTCACCTACATTATTTCAAAATTTAATTACAGAAATGAAAGATAAAGAAGAAATATCAATTGATGAATTTACAAAGTTATCAGATATTATTGAAATAACCGCACCTATAGTAAATAGTGCAATGGCTCGGTTTGCAACTACCGCAGAAAGTGAAGCCGGTGAAATTTTTAATTGTAGTGGTGTTGATGTTTACACAGCATTAAAAGAAAAAGCCAATATCTTAATCATTTTAGATCCTTTAGGTAAACCGGAACTTTCTAAACAAGTTGGTCGACTTGCAATATTGGATGCTAAAAAAGCAGTATCTAAATTATTTTCAGATAAAACAAGAAAGTATTTTATTTTTGATGAATTTAATGTTTATGCCAGTGACGTTGCAATCGACTTATTAAATAAATCTCGTAGTGCTAATGTAACATGCATTCCAGCGTTTCAAAGTTTGTCAGACTTAGACAAAGCGGGTGGTGTGGCTCTTAGAAACCAAGTTATAGAAAACTGTAATAATTACATTATCATGCGACAAAATTCTTATGACAGTTCTGCAGAGTGGGAAAAAGTTATTGGCCAAGAAAAAACAACTAACTATTCTTATAGTGTAGAAAACAAAGCTAGTATTTTTGGAAATAAAATAATTTCAACTGGCAATGGTAATATGCACGAATCTCTTGAAAGCAAATATACTTATACAGATATTCAAAACTTAGCATTTGGACAAAGTATTTTTATATCAAAAGACCAAAAAATTGAGAAGAAATTAAAAATGCGTTTCGTAAAGGTTGATGAGTGCGTAATTTTAACTAAAAAAGAACCTACAAAGTCCATACTTCTTGATGAGACAGTTTTAATGGAACCAATAACCGAAAGTGATTTTAAGAAAAAAGAAATTAAAGAAATTAAAACTGAACCAAATATGGATGTAGAAATTGAAGACGATACAAGTTATGATGATATCGAAAACATATTAAAATGATTTATAATAGCTTTTAAGCTATTTAAAAATCTTAGTGTATAATCGCTAGTTTATTTGTTGAACAAAGCTTACAACGGATGTAGGGAGCAATCCTTTGTGGAATTAGTATATGA
This is a stretch of genomic DNA from Clostridium estertheticum subsp. estertheticum. It encodes these proteins:
- a CDS encoding conjugal transfer protein TrbL family protein, translating into MDIIFDYLKDKMMGGAGKVLKYMSDVSINLFDNKIVSDVLQLMDYIGWILLAVGILFAIMNVYISYVESESINFHLLILNIFKGIIAILFIKVGAIRVFQLSITINKMITDITSTPNYEHSLTALSSNLDKAAFGIIWFLVIFVIVIVSILICLVQILKRGGMYIAHIMVGYLYIFSIPSGNTDGFMSWCKQTVAIALTNVLQTALLFMGLSLMASNAKTIFLGIGVIMAAGKVEEIAGKYGMSTGATGSMAGSASRAMRNMGHSGGGRSSGGGGGGPLPTGGSTSLVP
- a CDS encoding VirB4 family type IV secretion system protein, which encodes MNILNIGKKEKTLTVKEQEKEYTKDFVDMISPSVIKFFPSYYVFGNTCRRVFALRNYPLHSENMALLRKFGETSNVTLKIYCNKMSVNEYENSIESSVHKNISDTTENQFIKRTKANQQLEVTQNLVQYLNQNKDESMFKVQVYIEVIANSQAELEKLTHTVIIKLGGITFDNLFLKQREGFTAVNPCGNPKAFGTQFERHMPSSSVANLFPLSYSGSIDKHGFKLGKDKFGGYIITDFGKRTKTHTNSSIVILGNSGEGKSYLLKLIITNLMLKKKNVICLDPEHEYVTLTNNLKGTFIDLMSGKYVINVLEPKMFDDGTYELTESDDDYVGTFAKNTILSQHISFLRDFFRAYKSFDDELLDVLEVMLEKTYLKFKITYTSDLGNKKSNDYPILSDLYETTHKEFEEYDEKNDVIYTKEHLRKLLLGLNSICNGSDSRFFNKQTNIPNYKFVTFGVKSLLEASSNLKNAMLFNVLSYMSNKLLVEGDTASILDEFYLFLDNKVMVKYVRNFMKRVRKKDSAMILASQNIEDFLAKDVVELTKPLFAIPTYKFLFYPGAIDKKIYMNLLNVNESEYKLIQSSNRGNCLFLSGNEKFNLQVEAPKYKEVLFGNAGGR
- a CDS encoding glycoside hydrolase family 73 protein, with protein sequence MNPKVVYQVYKALSDEKTRGKIITICVAFFFLVFVPISYFVVNNPVAIGMKAIKSIGGSVGDINVNPVQANLSEAQFFKKVSVGAMKAYKDSGVFASITLAQAKLESGTGSSGLTTKANNLFGIKGYNWTGKTVSMMTNEEVQGITISILADFRAYNSWDESIQDHTKFLTDNKIYAEHGVFSAKTYSEQAQALQNAGYATESDYSRQLVTIIKQYNLEKYDKK
- a CDS encoding SHOCT domain-containing protein: MNKKKSFINPTTICMGICAILLFNVFYKTYEYSPNDPIGATEGRLVLGIAGAIGGAFMGLILRYIGHLFFRLSRTDRLIRQQNKILSNNNYNQNSKVNELKELNELKKSGALSEEEFKKMKNEILNRN
- a CDS encoding DUF6103 family protein, which translates into the protein MKKIQLKVEFNDKKLKAIKVSLKEKNKDFDTEILKFLNGLYSKSVPKSLKKYIESDLEPEEKTEAIKENEKINEEIKQEGNEEISNKPLENNNNMR
- a CDS encoding class I SAM-dependent methyltransferase, whose amino-acid sequence is MKDLRICPQCSSKSRSDYTRFFIKKFINEINLDNRIIDLGCGRARNIYYLDKLGFENITAIDINKFKEVDLNKFSFIQADLNDSIPLSNKYNIIMCNFLLMFIEDREKLINEITRISYKNAFCIVELNKKHLANGIKYDFKEIVEMFSVDWDIINLRLKENKFIAKKRSI
- a CDS encoding type IV secretory system conjugative DNA transfer family protein, with the translated sequence MNNNSNTRKNNNGRSNDLQNIDTVKSTDDFILYSVGLVLALFFIIVSLPTVLFALVLTIIFINIKKINKIYFCVTSLILAILVNFKFSFIENYLLSSINFFKLFFSTIIKGNSVNMPTIYKNYIFHVNLVWQLLIALIISSVIAEIHYIHTKEAKKGISKADKKREVEKESAITKYLEKIDLQKHDDTTTTIGADYENIKSVKINDNAKHIIVAGTTGAGKTVAIANFIESALQKNYPVLAIDGKGDLGEGSLLNYMQALSKKNNRKLYIINFVEPSFSDCYNPFKNAGMTEAKDMLIGMSDWSEPHYKVNTERYLQQLIKILNIKKIPLDLNTIIKYSPTLFQNLITEMKDKEEISIDEFTKLSDIIEITAPIVNSAMARFATTAESEAGEIFNCSGVDVYTALKEKANILIILDPLGKPELSKQVGRLAILDAKKAVSKLFSDKTRKYFIFDEFNVYASDVAIDLLNKSRSANVTCIPAFQSLSDLDKAGGVALRNQVIENCNNYIIMRQNSYDSSAEWEKVIGQEKTTNYSYSVENKASIFGNKIISTGNGNMHESLESKYTYTDIQNLAFGQSIFISKDQKIEKKLKMRFVKVDECVILTKKEPTKSILLDETVLMEPITESDFKKKEIKEIKTEPNMDVEIEDDTSYDDIENILK